From the genome of Amycolatopsis sp. NBC_01488, one region includes:
- a CDS encoding bacterial proteasome activator family protein, with amino-acid sequence MEHMTEPNFTAGDPDQESSPHVVVVGQDGSPLEGAEQAEAVGELIEEPAKVMRIGTMIKQLLEEVRAAPLDDASRTRVREIHQTSVKELAASLAPELQEELERLVRPFTDDSTPSDAELRIAQAQLVGWLEGLFSGIQTALFAQQMAARVQLEQMRRGLPAGPSAGGGHEPHGPGISGTGQYL; translated from the coding sequence CACAGCGGGTGACCCCGACCAGGAATCTTCACCCCACGTGGTGGTAGTCGGACAGGACGGCTCCCCTCTCGAGGGCGCGGAGCAAGCCGAGGCGGTGGGCGAGCTCATCGAAGAGCCGGCCAAGGTGATGCGCATCGGCACGATGATCAAGCAGCTCCTGGAGGAGGTCCGCGCGGCCCCGCTGGACGACGCGTCCCGCACCCGGGTCCGCGAGATCCACCAGACCTCGGTGAAGGAGCTGGCGGCATCGCTGGCACCGGAGCTGCAGGAGGAGCTGGAGCGCCTGGTCCGTCCGTTCACGGACGACTCGACGCCGTCGGACGCCGAGCTGCGGATCGCGCAGGCTCAGCTGGTCGGCTGGCTGGAGGGGCTGTTCAGCGGAATCCAGACGGCGCTGTTCGCCCAGCAGATGGCGGCGCGGGTACAGCTCGAGCAGATGCGGCGCGGGTTGCCTGCGGGGCCTTCGGCCGGTGGTGGGCATGAGCCGCACGGGCCGGGGATCTCCGGGACGGGCCAGTACCTCTGA